In the genome of Tsukamurella paurometabola DSM 20162, the window TTCGCCGCGGTGACCACCGCCGCCGCAGCGGCCCCGGCGAGAGTCGCGCCCGCCCAACGCCGACGATTCCGCCTCCCGTCGACGACGCCATACGCGAGCATCACGATGGTCAGCGCCCCGGCCATGACGGCTAACACCAGGTGGTACCAGGTGAAGTCATCGACGAGGGCACCGACCGCGGGTGAGCACTCCCCTCCGGCGAGCTGGCCCCGCATGGTGCCGAGGGCAGCTGCGAGTTCACCGTCGGTCTCGGCGAAGCGATCGCCCACGAGCGAGAACGCCGACGACAGCGGCGCCACTGCTCCCTGGACGTTCGCGATGAGCGCGACCGCGGGGATGAGCGCCAGCGCCCGGTGTCCGAGATAGAGCGCGAGCGCGACGAGCAGTACCGCGAAGACCACCTTGATGAGGTGGTACCGCGTCCAGTCGTCCACGAGCGACCGCAGCCCGGCTGTGAGATCTGCGCGCCCGCCCATGATGTACGGCGGGAATTCGCGGCGTGCCCGATCACCGAAGTCGCGACCCATGAGTTGCGGAGGCGCGACCAGGAAACCGAAAACAAGGCCGAGCGCGACTCCGATCGCGACGGCCGGCCTTCGGAGCGGAGAGCCCGTCTGGTAGTCCTCGCGCGTCATGGTGCTAGAAGATGGGGGTGTCGGGGGAAGCCGCACGGATGGCCTTGATCGCCTCCGGAAAACGTGGACGAGTGCCGATCTGCCACGTCACACGGTGCCGGCGGGCGGTCGAAGGCAACCCCATCATGGCCGCGTTGAACCCCGTGAACGGCAGCCGCCAGCCCGATTTCCACGGCACGCCTTGCACGCCCAGCACGTAGATCGTCGGGCCGAATCTGCCGCCCTGGTAACTCCCGACGTATAACGCCTCGATCGACGACCATTCGAAGGCGAACCCGCTTCGCGGAGAACGAATCCCTCGATCGTCGACGATCAGCACCGTGCGGCGCACCGTGAGCGTCGCCACTACGAACACGAACGCCACCGCGCAGAAGGCGAGCACGATCGCGCCGATCACCGGGGCGGAGAAGTACCCGCGAATCTCGGAATCGGGCGACCCGATCATCGCGACCGCGATGAGGGCGAACAGCGGTAACGCGACGAAGTAGAGCAGCAGCACACCCATGGTGAGCCGCTGCTTCGCTACGAAAGGGGTCAGAAGTCCCAGTCCTCGTCTTCGGTGTTGACGGCCTTGCCGATCACGTACGACGAGCCGGAACCGGAGAAAAAGTCGTGGTTCTCGTCGGCGTTGGGTGAGAGCGCGGAGAGGATCGCCGGGTTCACGTCGGTGGCGTCCTTGGGGAACAACGCCTCGTAGCCCAGGTTCATCAGCGCCTTGTTGGCGTTGTAGCGCAGGAACTTCTTGACGTCCTCGGACAGACCCACCTCGTCGTACAGCGACTCGGTGTAGTCCTCTTCGTTCGCGTACAGCTCCATGAGCAGATCGAACGTGTAGTCCTTGAGTTCCTCGCGGCGCTGCGGGCTCTCGGTCTCCAGGCCACGCTGGTACTTGTAGCCGATGTAGTAGCCGTGCACCGCTTCGTCGCGGATGATCAGGCGGATCATGTCGGCGGTGTTGGTGAGCTTGGCCCGCGAGCTCCAGTACATCGGCAGGTAGAAGCCGCTGTAGAACAGGAACGACTCCAGCAGGGTGGAGGCCACCTTGCGCTTGAGCGGATCGTCGCCACGGTAGAAGTCCATGACGATCTGCGCCTTGCGCTGCAGCTGCTCGTTCTCCTCCGACCAGCGGAAGGCGTCGTCGATCTCGCGGGTGCTGCACAGCGTGGAGAAGATGGAGCTGTAGCTCTTGGCGTGCACCGATTCCATGAACGCGATATTGGTGAGCACCGCCTCCTCGTGCGGGGTGGTGGCGTCGGGGATCAGGCTGACGGCGCCGACGGTGCCCTGGATGGTATCGAGCAGAGTGAGGCCGGTGAAGACCCGCATGGTGAGCTGCTTCTCGTAGTCGGTGAGCGTGCCCCACGACGGGATGTCGTTGCTGACCGGCACCTTCTCGGGCAGCCAGAAGTTGCCCGTCAGGCGATCCCAGACCTCGGCGTCCTTCTCGTCCGGAACACGGTTCCAGTTGATCGCCGAGACCCGGCTGACGAGCTTGACGGGGGCGCCGTCGGCGGGGCTGTGAGCGGCGGTTTCAGACATGACACCTCAGTTTTCGCGGGTCTGGATTTCGACGCCCCTGATACTACCCCTTGGGTCTGACAGTTCCCGGGAACGCAAGGTGTTGTGCCATCAGACCAGTTCGGCGTGTCGCTCGCAGGGTCCGCCGAGGTCAGATCACCAGGGTATCGAGGAGGCCATCGAGAATGGACCGCTCACCACGCAGGTCGACGGTGTCGACCGGCAACCGGCGCCAGAGCACCAGCTCCAGATCCGATGCGGTGCCACGCAGCGTCACATCGGCCGGCGCGAGGGCGTCCTCACCACCGAGCACGTCCACGCCGTCCTTCCGCAGCCGGAGCACCCATTCGTCGCCGGTGTCGGTGGCGACGACGGCGATCGTCGCCCCGTCGAGATGGTCGCCGAGGCCCTGCTTTCCGATGATCAGGGGCATCTGCATCTGGGTCAGCTCGGTGATGCCGTCGGCGGCGACGGCCGGGTCGATCGGCTCGGCCCCGCCGGGGAGTGAGTTCTGCAGGTCCCACCGGTGCACCGATACCTCCTGCGTCATGCGACGCATCCAGAAGCGCGCCCGGGTCCGGCCGATGAAGGCACGGGCCGGCTCGTCGGGATCGTGCGCACGCAGCTCGTCGAGCAGGGCGGCGACGACGCCGGAGTACCAGTCGAGCAGCGCGGCACCATCAGGTGCATCGGAGACGTCGGGGGCGAACCGCTCCTTCGAATCCGGGCCCGCCTGCAAGAACATCGTCGCCCAGCGGTTGGCCGCACCGGTGTGGATCACCAGATCGCGGACCGTCCACCCGGGACAACTGGGTACCGGCCGGTCGAGCACCGCGGGATCGGTGGCGGCGATCCGGGCGCCATCGGCGGCGATGGAGTCGAACCAGAGGGATGTGGTCATGACCCGACCCTACGAGCGCTCCGCCCGTCGCATCGGGGTTCAGATCAACCGTTCCCGCGTCCATAGGCCGCAACACTGCTACCGTCACACTCGATATTCAATATCAAGAATGGGGACATGGTGAAGATCAGCTCGCTCGCCGCAGGCCTTATCGCGAGTGCCGCCGCACTCGCCCTCGTACCCGCCATGGCTCAGGCCGCTCCCAGCGCCAGCATCTCGTGCGCGTCATCGCCCGACGTCGGCGCACCCTCGACCGCCGGAGGCCTGTTCGGCACCGCGCCACTGACCTTCCCCGCCCCACTGGTCGCGGGCTGGGACCTCGGCAGCGGCTTCTCGCGCGGCGCAGAGACCACGGCGTCGGCACGCTACTCCCCCGGCGGCCACGTCATGAACCTCGTCGAGGTCGGACGGCTGCGGATCACGCAGAACGACCACGACACCATGGGGATGGCAACACTGTTCTCGCTCTGCCGCTTCCCCGATGCGACCCTCTCCGCAGACAAGTCCCGCTCGGCGACCGACCGCAAAGCAGTGCCGATCCAGATCGGCGGCGTCAAGGGAACCCGGCTCGATCTCAACATCAACAGCGCCGCGGATCCGGCGAAGAACAAGGCACCCGAAACGGATTGGTTCACGATCATCGCCCTCGACACGATTCCCCCGTCGTATTTCCTGGGTGGTTCGAACAAGAACAATGCCGATGCCCGCGGCAAGGTCGACGCGGTGATCCGGGAACTGCGGGTCCGCTAGAGCACGCAGCCCGTTCCACGACTAGTCACGCGGAGGCTACGTGACTTGCACGGCGTCGAGCAGCGCCTCCGCGACCGCAGTCTCGCCACGGACGTCGAGAGCCGCCAGCGGCTTCCGGCGCCACAGAGTCAGGTACAGATCCGACGCCGAGCCCCGGAGTGCCACATCGGCCCGGGAGTGCCCGCGCGTGATCGCGAGCGAGTCGCGCGCGAGGGTGAACGTGCACTCCGCGTCGTCACGATCGGTGCCGTGCAGGTGCACGGTGCGCCCCACGAATTGGTCCGACAGCCCCGCACCTCGCGCAAGGAACCGGGGTGCGAACACCTCGGCCCACTCCCCTACACCATCGAACGCGAGCCGCGCATCGACGGGCAATGCTGCGGCAGCGGCGTTCTCACCGTCCCATCGATGCACCGCCGTCTCGTGTGCCTGCCTGCGCATCCAGAACCGCGCAGTAGTGCGCCCGGCGAACGAGCGGGCCGGCTCATCGGGTTCGTGACGACGCAGTTCGCCGACGAGACCATCGAGGCGGTCGCGGTACCACGCGGTGAGTGCGGCCCCACCGGGGGGCGGATTCTAGGGATCGTCGCAACACCGAGCCTGGTAGGGCCCACCATACGGAAGTGCTCCGCTGAGTATTCCAGCGGAGCGCTTCTGGGATCCGCGGTGCTCGTTGCATTACGTGCACGCATTCGCATATAATCATGCCTATGACGATGACGCGCACTGAGCACCTGGCACACGACCACTCCGACCATGCCCATGGACCCGACTGCGGCCACGAGGCTATCCAGCACGGCGATCACGTGGACTACGTCCACGATGGGCACCGTCACGCTCCGCATGGTGACCACTACGACGAGCACTGATCCAAACGCCGCACGATGTCCTACGCTCGCGATACGAGCGCGGGGCATCGGTGCTAGCGAGCTGTAATGAGGTCACGCAAACGCTCGGCTGGTGTCTTCCAGCCGAGCGTTTTGCGTGGTCGGCGATTGAGTTTCTGGGCGACGAGTTCGAGGTCTTCGCGGCCGTAGGCGCTCAGGTCGGTGCCTTTCGGGAAGTACTGGCGCAGTAGTCCATTGGTGTTCTCGTTGCTTCCGCGCTGCCAGGGTGAGTGGGGATCGCAGAAGTAGACCGGAACCCCGGTGGCGACCGTGAATTGTTGGTGGGCGGCCATCTCGCAGCCCTGGTCCCAGGTCAGTGATCCCCGCAAATGTCCTGGGAGATTTCCGATCAACGAAACCAGCACGTCACGGACTTCTTCGGCGGAGTGGCCGCCAGGCAGGTGGCCGAGCATGACGTAGCGGGTGGAGCGTTCGACGAGTGTGACGATCGCGGACTCGCTGCGAGTACCGACGATCAGGTCACCTTCCCAGTGGCCTGGCACGGCTCGATCCTCGACCTCGGCGGGCCGGTCGGAGATCATCACCATCTTGTCGACGAATCGTCTGGTGCGATGTTCGGCGCGGCGGTGGGGCTTGCGGCGGGTGCGGCCCGTTCGCAAGGCCATCGCGACTTCACGGCGCAGGCCGCCCCGAGCCTGAACGTAGATCGACTGGTAGATCGTCTCGACGCTCACACGCATACTTTGCTCGTTGGGGAACTCGGTCACTAGAGAGTGACATATCTGCTCTGGGGACCACTGGTCCTGCAGTTTGTTCTCGACGTAGTCCCGCAGCGGACCGGCCTGGGCCAGTTTCGCTGGCTTCGGCCGTGACCGGCTCTTTTCCCACCTGCGGTGCGCCTGATGCGGGCGATAGGCACCGTTGACAACGCCAGCGTCGATCTCCCGTTTGATCGTCGATGCTGGCCGGCCGAGCTCCCTGCCGATGGCCCGCAGCGATGCCCCCTCGCGGCGCATGTCAGCGATAGTTTCCCGCTCGGTCAAGGTCAGAAACCGTGGATGCAGGCTCCGCTGCCTCGGTGCATCCGATTCCACTCCGACCCACGTGACCGCACCTGTCAGGTAATCGATCTTGCGTCCGTCGGGATGGATACGAGTATCGCCAATCTTGCGCACCCCTCGATCCCAGTCCCCAGCAGTGCGAACGCTGACACCGACACGCCGAGCAGCGTCCGGCCGCAGCACCCCCTCACGGCGAAGCCGGTCGTACTCGGCCCGGCCGGGATGACCACCATTGCTAGTGCTCCCACGTCCACGCAGGCCCGCCCTGCGCATCCATCCAAACGCCGTATTCACTGTCACCCCCGCCGCCCTAGCAGCGACCGACACATTGCCGTCAGACACGTCCAATTCCTTGAAGAACCTCTTCTTCACCATCGGTGAATGCACGATCCCCGCAACTCCTTGCTATCCGCGGTGTTGCGGGGATCGCTAGAACCCACGGGGCGTCGTCGTCGGCGAAGGGCACGCGCTCCTCGGAGTCGGGTCCGGCAGCGAGGAACGCCGCGGCCCACCGGTGCACGGCGCCGAGGTGGACGATCAGGTCGCGTACGGTCCAGCCGGGGCAGCTGGGCACGCCGAGGTCGAGGCGGTCGGGCGGTGTCGCGGCCACCGCACCGCCATCCCGTTCCAGCGCATCGATCCAGTCCGTCGGCGTGATCATGTGCGCGACGATACCGGCGAGGAGGCATGCTGGAGACGTGACCGAACTGCCGATGTTTCCGCTGGGCGCCGTGCTCCTGCCGGGCGAGGAGTTGCCGTTGCGCGTCTTCGAACCCCGCTACCGGCGGATGGTGGAGCGCTGCCTCGCCACCGACGGCCGCTTCGGGGTGGTGCTGATCGAACGGGGCAGCGAGGTGGGCGGTGGCGATGTGCGGACCGATGTCGGCACCATCGCCCAGATCGACCGGTACGTGCGCCGGACGGGCGGCGAATTCACGCTGGTGTGCAAGGGAGCAGAACGGATCGCGGTGCAGCACTGGCTGCCCGACGATCCTTTTCCGCTCGCCGAGGCGGCGCCGTGGCCCGACGAGTCACAGCCCGCCGTCGACCTGATCCCCCTGCTCGACAAGCGCAACGAGATCGAGCGGCTCTCGGCACAACTCACGCGGCGCCGGGGCGGGAAGCCGCGCTCGTGGCCGAAGCTCACGCTGCCCGAGCATCCGGTGGAGCGCAGCTATCTTCTCGCTCGCGCTCTCCCGCTGTCCGATGTCGACCGGTATCGCGCGCTGGCAGCGCCGGGTCCGGCGGATCGCGTCCACGTGCTGACCGACGCACTGGACGACCTGATCGCCACCCTGAAGTTCCAGCTGCAGTAGCGGATCCGTCGAGTAGACCGTATGGTCTACCTAGCGAGATCCACCGACCGGAGAGTGTCATGACACCACGCGAAGATCAGGAACAGCGGCGACGTGCGGTCCGGAAGTTCCACCGCGAGAGACTGATCGGCCGGTACGTCGCCAACCCCATCGTGCGCGGCCTGCACCGGCTCGGGGTACGAACCACACTCGCCACCACACTGGAGACCACCGGACGCAGATCAGGACTGCCCCGCACGGTCCCGGTGGCGGCCACGTTCGACGACGACGGCGCGTGGATCGTGAGCCAGCACGGTCGACGGTCGGGATGGGCCATCAACGTGGCCGCCGACCCGGCGGTTCGGATCTTCCAGGGCGAGACCTGGCGCGCCGGCGTCGGCGAATTCCGGCCGGATGACGACGCCATCGCGCGCATGCGCACCTTCGCGCCGAATGCCGCCCTGGCGGGTGTCACCACCTCCGCGTTTCGAGCGCTCGCCTCGGATCCGATCAGTGTGCGCATCACCTTCACCGATGCGGACTGATCGACCCTAAGGCCGGTCGCCGTACATCGCGAGCAGCGAGGCCTCGACATCGTCGAGCGGCTGCGAGGATTGCGTCGCGATACTCACGATCACCGCGCCCTCGATGGCGGCGATGATAGTGGTGGCCGCCTGACGAGCCGCGAGCGGCTGACCACCATCGTCCTCGAACCTGCTCGCGAGCAGAGAGATCCACGTTTCGAAAGCTTCTCCGGCGGCATCGGCGGCCGGCGCCGACTCCGCGCGCCCCAATGTCGCGGCGACGATGGGACAGCCCGACCGAAAGCGCGAGGACACCAACACCTTGCGCCACATCGATCCCACGTGTTCGAGCATGTCGGTACGACCGGTGGACTTCGCGACCGCCGTTTCGATCAGCGCCGTGATGTAGCCGCCGGCAGCGCGTGTGGCCGCCTCCACGAGCTCCGCCTTCCCCTCGGGGAAGTTCAGATAGACCGTGCGCCGCGATCGCCCGCTGTCCTCAAGGATGTCGGCGATACCGGTACCCGCTACACCACGCTCACGCATCAGATCGATGGTGGTGCGAATCAAGTCATCCCTCGATGTCATCTCTCCGCCTCGCTCCGTCGTCGGCCTCCGCGAGTCTTGCGCGCGGCCCCTCCGATACGCCACTATACCGATCGGTATACTTGCCGGCGCGGGATTCGCGTGCACGGAGAGACGAGCCGAGGGGCCACTCGTGACGCACGGCACTACGACCCGCGTGATCCGCGCCGACCGATAGGCGGCATCGACTGCGCCGGAACCGAATACGGCGATCGCAAAGTTCACCCCAATCGGCCGATAGAACTTGCGCTATTGACTATCACTCAGTTAGCGTCCTCGGTAGACCGATCGGTGTAACGAATGACGGCGGAGGCGCGCGGTGAAACACGAGAGCAAGCGTTTCGAGGCACTGGGCCGATGGTGTGCTCGCCACGCGTGGCTCGTGCTCGGGCTCTGGGTGGCACTGGCGGGCGTGCTGAACGTCGCCGTGCCCCAGTTGGAGAAGGTGGTCTCGCAGCATTCGGCGCCGTTCGTCGCGCAGAATCTCGAGGCGGTCGACAACCTGCGGGCCATGGCCGCAGACTTCGGCACCGTGCCCACCACCGGGATCGGTTCCGTGGTGATCACCAATCCCGCTGGAATCTCCGATGCCGACCGCGCGTACTACCAGCGGCTACTGGAGAAACTGCAGGCCGATCGGGAGAACGTGGCCTGGCTGTTGGACACGTACTCGAAGCCGGAGACCCGCGCCGTCGGTCTGTCACCGGACGGGAAGGCCATCAACCTCGTCTTCGCCGTCACCGGCGACGCCGGTTCCACGCAGGCGCACCACGCCACCACCGCGGTACGGGCGATGGTCGACGACGCCGCGGCGCCGGAAGGCACCGAGGTCCACTACACCGGGCCGTCCCCCACGCTCGCAGATCTGTTCTCCGCCATCGACTATTCGCTGCTGATCATCACCGTGATCTCGGTCCTGCTCATCACGATGGTTCTGCTCGTGGTGTATCGATCACTGTGGACCGCGATGGTGCCGCTCGTGACGATCGGGCTGGGACTCGCGGTGTCCCGGCCGATCATCGGCCTCCTCGGGATGAACGAGGTTCTCTCGATATCCAATTTCACGATCGCCATCGGCACCGCGCTGGTGCTCGGCGCCGGTACCGATTACGCCATCTTCGCCATCGCGGCCTACCACGAGGGGCGCCGGCGCGGGATACCGGCACGTGAGGCCGCCGCGTACTCCTCGCTGAAGATGTCCACCATTCTGGTGGCTTCGGCGCTCACCATCGCCGCTGCGTGCTGCTCGATGGCGTTCACTGAGATCGGCATGTTCCGCACTGCGGGGCCGCCGACCGCGATCGCGGTGGCCGTCACTTTGCTCGTGGCACTGACGGTTCCGCCCGCGCTGCTGCGGCTGCTGGGTGAACGCGGCAAGGCCGAGCCCCGCCCGCTCGACGAGCGCAAATGGCGCCACCGGGGCGCCCGCATCGTGCGACATGCCGTGCCGATCACGGTGGTGTGCCTCGCGATCCTGGTGGCGGCGGCCTCCGTGCTGCCTACCCTGCGAATCGGCTTCGACGAGAACAGCATGCAGCTCCGCAGCACCGATTCCAAGGTCGGTTACGACCGCGTCTACGAGCACTGGGGCGTCAACGAGGTGAGCCCCGAGTACATCCTCATCAGGTCCGACCGCGATATGCGTAACACCAGGGACCTGGCCGCCCTCGAACTCGCGGCCGCCCAGGTGGCGAGCCTGCCCCAGATCGCGTACGTGCGATCGATCACCCGGCCCGACGGTCAACCGATCGCCGAATCGGCGGTCGGGTTCCATACCGGCCAGGTGGCCGACCGGCTGGCCGGCGGCGAGAAGCAGATCGCCGATGCCACACCGCAATTGAAGCGGCTGGCGTCCGGAGTCGCCGAACTGCACGACGGCGCGCAGCAGGCCAGTGACCGCCTTCCGGAGCTCAAGGCCGGAACCGACCAGGTGGTTGCCCTCGCCAACGGCGTGCTGTCGGCGTACGGCGCCGTCGAAGACGTGGTGCGCACGGCCTCGTCAGGGCGCGCCGGCAGTCGCGAAGCACTCGCGACCGCCACCGGCGCCATCGACGCGGTGCGCGGGACGTTACCGGCGTTGACCAGGCTGGCCACGCAGGTCGACCCACTGGCTCGCGATGCCCGGTCGGTCCTCGGGCCGCTGGTCACCGGCGAACCGTCCGCCGCGTGCCGGGCCGACGGTGCCTGCATGCGCGCCCGGGCCGCTCTGGCCGAGCTCGACGCCGCCACCGGCGGCCGGGCGCGACCCGTTCTGGAACAGACCGTCGCTCTACAGCCGGTCGGCGCGGTCACCCTACTGGGCACCGTCATCGACAAGGTCCAGGTGGCGATCGCGAGCCTGGGCGGCCTGATGGACCAGCTCGGCGACCGCAGCCCCGAACAGGTCCGGGCCGAGCTCCAGCGCCTCAGTGCGGGCGTCGGCGAGCTGCAGTCCGGGATGGCCCGGCTGACCGCGGGACTCGGCGAAGTGCGTGCCGGGACCGGGCAGATGCTCACCATGACCGGCGCTCTGCAGGCCGGGTTGCAGCAGGCCGTCGACTACCTGCGCGGCGTGCAGACGGGCACCGATGCGGGCGCCGGCCGCGGCTTCTACCTCCCGGAACAGGGTCTGACCGACCCTCGCTTCGTGACCGGTTCCCAGTTGTTGATGTCGCCGGATGGCCGCAGCGCCCGGATGCTCGCGGTGTGGAAGATCAATCCGTACGGTTCCGAGGCGCTCGACGAGGTGCCGCAACTGACCGACGCGGCCCGTCATGCACTGGTGGGAACCGGTCTCGAGGGATCGGAGGTCCGCACCTCGGGCCTGACCTCACTCTCGGCGCAGATGCGCGATCAGGTGTGGAAGGACTTCGCCACCTTCGGTGTGATCGCGGTGCTCGCGGTGCTGATCCTGCTCTGCGTACTGCTGCGCAGCCTGGTAGCCCCTCTGGTGATGGTGGCGGCGGTGATCGTCTCGTTCGCCGCAGCGGCGGGCGTCAGTACCTTGGTGTGGCAGTACATCATCGGGATCGACCTGGACTGGAGCGTGTTGCCGATCGCGTTCATGGCACTGGTCGCGGTGGGCGCCGACTACAGCATGCTGTTCGCCGCACGGATTCGGGAGGAATCCGGTTCCGGCATGATCAGCGGCATCCTGCGCGGCTTCGGTAGCACGGGCTCCGTGATCACCACCGCCGGAATCGTCTTCGCGCTCACCATGCTCGGACTGATGGGCGGTACCGTGATCAACCTGTTGCAGATCGGCTCGACCATCGCGCTCGGCCTGGTCCTGGACATCACGGTGGTGCGCACCTACCTCCTGCCCTCGGTGATGGCCATCGCGGGCAATCGGATCTGGTGGCCCGCCAAGGCGTGAGGCACGCGTGAGGCACGCGGTGTCCCGGTAGGCGCGCCACCGGGTGTGATCGCTCGGGAGTCACTACGCT includes:
- the nrdF gene encoding class 1b ribonucleoside-diphosphate reductase subunit beta, which translates into the protein MSETAAHSPADGAPVKLVSRVSAINWNRVPDEKDAEVWDRLTGNFWLPEKVPVSNDIPSWGTLTDYEKQLTMRVFTGLTLLDTIQGTVGAVSLIPDATTPHEEAVLTNIAFMESVHAKSYSSIFSTLCSTREIDDAFRWSEENEQLQRKAQIVMDFYRGDDPLKRKVASTLLESFLFYSGFYLPMYWSSRAKLTNTADMIRLIIRDEAVHGYYIGYKYQRGLETESPQRREELKDYTFDLLMELYANEEDYTESLYDEVGLSEDVKKFLRYNANKALMNLGYEALFPKDATDVNPAILSALSPNADENHDFFSGSGSSYVIGKAVNTEDEDWDF
- a CDS encoding maleylpyruvate isomerase family mycothiol-dependent enzyme, with the translated sequence MTTSLWFDSIAADGARIAATDPAVLDRPVPSCPGWTVRDLVIHTGAANRWATMFLQAGPDSKERFAPDVSDAPDGAALLDWYSGVVAALLDELRAHDPDEPARAFIGRTRARFWMRRMTQEVSVHRWDLQNSLPGGAEPIDPAVAADGITELTQMQMPLIIGKQGLGDHLDGATIAVVATDTGDEWVLRLRKDGVDVLGGEDALAPADVTLRGTASDLELVLWRRLPVDTVDLRGERSILDGLLDTLVI
- a CDS encoding IS30 family transposase; this translates as MRRAGLRGRGSTSNGGHPGRAEYDRLRREGVLRPDAARRVGVSVRTAGDWDRGVRKIGDTRIHPDGRKIDYLTGAVTWVGVESDAPRQRSLHPRFLTLTERETIADMRREGASLRAIGRELGRPASTIKREIDAGVVNGAYRPHQAHRRWEKSRSRPKPAKLAQAGPLRDYVENKLQDQWSPEQICHSLVTEFPNEQSMRVSVETIYQSIYVQARGGLRREVAMALRTGRTRRKPHRRAEHRTRRFVDKMVMISDRPAEVEDRAVPGHWEGDLIVGTRSESAIVTLVERSTRYVMLGHLPGGHSAEEVRDVLVSLIGNLPGHLRGSLTWDQGCEMAAHQQFTVATGVPVYFCDPHSPWQRGSNENTNGLLRQYFPKGTDLSAYGREDLELVAQKLNRRPRKTLGWKTPAERLRDLITAR
- a CDS encoding maleylpyruvate isomerase N-terminal domain-containing protein, whose translation is MITPTDWIDALERDGGAVAATPPDRLDLGVPSCPGWTVRDLIVHLGAVHRWAAAFLAAGPDSEERVPFADDDAPWVLAIPATPRIARSCGDRAFTDGEEEVLQGIGRV
- a CDS encoding LON peptidase substrate-binding domain-containing protein, with amino-acid sequence MTELPMFPLGAVLLPGEELPLRVFEPRYRRMVERCLATDGRFGVVLIERGSEVGGGDVRTDVGTIAQIDRYVRRTGGEFTLVCKGAERIAVQHWLPDDPFPLAEAAPWPDESQPAVDLIPLLDKRNEIERLSAQLTRRRGGKPRSWPKLTLPEHPVERSYLLARALPLSDVDRYRALAAPGPADRVHVLTDALDDLIATLKFQLQ
- a CDS encoding nitroreductase family deazaflavin-dependent oxidoreductase yields the protein MTPREDQEQRRRAVRKFHRERLIGRYVANPIVRGLHRLGVRTTLATTLETTGRRSGLPRTVPVAATFDDDGAWIVSQHGRRSGWAINVAADPAVRIFQGETWRAGVGEFRPDDDAIARMRTFAPNAALAGVTTSAFRALASDPISVRITFTDAD
- a CDS encoding TetR/AcrR family transcriptional regulator, whose translation is MTSRDDLIRTTIDLMRERGVAGTGIADILEDSGRSRRTVYLNFPEGKAELVEAATRAAGGYITALIETAVAKSTGRTDMLEHVGSMWRKVLVSSRFRSGCPIVAATLGRAESAPAADAAGEAFETWISLLASRFEDDGGQPLAARQAATTIIAAIEGAVIVSIATQSSQPLDDVEASLLAMYGDRP
- a CDS encoding MMPL family transporter, with the protein product MKHESKRFEALGRWCARHAWLVLGLWVALAGVLNVAVPQLEKVVSQHSAPFVAQNLEAVDNLRAMAADFGTVPTTGIGSVVITNPAGISDADRAYYQRLLEKLQADRENVAWLLDTYSKPETRAVGLSPDGKAINLVFAVTGDAGSTQAHHATTAVRAMVDDAAAPEGTEVHYTGPSPTLADLFSAIDYSLLIITVISVLLITMVLLVVYRSLWTAMVPLVTIGLGLAVSRPIIGLLGMNEVLSISNFTIAIGTALVLGAGTDYAIFAIAAYHEGRRRGIPAREAAAYSSLKMSTILVASALTIAAACCSMAFTEIGMFRTAGPPTAIAVAVTLLVALTVPPALLRLLGERGKAEPRPLDERKWRHRGARIVRHAVPITVVCLAILVAAASVLPTLRIGFDENSMQLRSTDSKVGYDRVYEHWGVNEVSPEYILIRSDRDMRNTRDLAALELAAAQVASLPQIAYVRSITRPDGQPIAESAVGFHTGQVADRLAGGEKQIADATPQLKRLASGVAELHDGAQQASDRLPELKAGTDQVVALANGVLSAYGAVEDVVRTASSGRAGSREALATATGAIDAVRGTLPALTRLATQVDPLARDARSVLGPLVTGEPSAACRADGACMRARAALAELDAATGGRARPVLEQTVALQPVGAVTLLGTVIDKVQVAIASLGGLMDQLGDRSPEQVRAELQRLSAGVGELQSGMARLTAGLGEVRAGTGQMLTMTGALQAGLQQAVDYLRGVQTGTDAGAGRGFYLPEQGLTDPRFVTGSQLLMSPDGRSARMLAVWKINPYGSEALDEVPQLTDAARHALVGTGLEGSEVRTSGLTSLSAQMRDQVWKDFATFGVIAVLAVLILLCVLLRSLVAPLVMVAAVIVSFAAAAGVSTLVWQYIIGIDLDWSVLPIAFMALVAVGADYSMLFAARIREESGSGMISGILRGFGSTGSVITTAGIVFALTMLGLMGGTVINLLQIGSTIALGLVLDITVVRTYLLPSVMAIAGNRIWWPAKA